The sequence ggagggagatGCCATCCTCATTCTCCATGGAGGAGATGCCAGTCTCCTTTTCCAGGAGGGAGATGCCAGTCTCCTTTTCCATGAAGGTGATGCCAGTCTCCTTTTCCATGAAGGTGATGCCAATCTCATTCTCCATATCAGTCTCCTTTTCCATGAAGGAGATTCCCATCTCCTTTTCCATGAAGGAGATGCCAGCCTCATTCTCCATGGAGGAGATGCCAGTCTCCTTTTCCATGAAGGAGATGCCAGTCTCCTTTTCCATGAAGGAGATATCAGTCTCCTTTTCCCTGAGGGAGATGCCAGTCTCCTTTTCCATGAGGGAGATGCCAATCTCATTCTCCGTATCAGTCTCCTTTTCCATGAAGGAGATTCCCATCTCCTTTTCCATGAAGAAGATTCCCATCTCCTTTTCCATGAGGGAGATGCCCATCTTCTTTTCCATGCATATTTCAGTGCAAGTGTTTCCCAATATTtccggaggaggaggagggtgtgGAGTTTTCACAGGCAAATCAGGAAAACCGAGGTGAGGCAGGAGCGTTGGGAAGGACACAGGCCGGGATCACGAAGGCTGCCCAGCAGTTTCTCCTGCCTGAAGTTCCCTCAGTCAGAGTTTGGCCTGAAATGAGGATTTcccacaacagcaacaacaacaaagaaaatctCTCCTCCCCCAGAAATTACAGATTACCCTgaatcccatccctgccagtGCTGAGCATCTTTCATGCCAGGCCATGGAATGCTCGGAGAACAAACTGCTGCTGGTACAGCCACATCTGGCCAGCTGCTGTTTGCCCTGAGGTGCCGCATCAGCTCAGCACTtgcaaaccaaacaaaattcaCAGCCCTGAGTAACCACCGAGAGGCTCCATCAGATACCCCCGCGACGCCCACCCCGTGCTTTGGGTGGCTGGGGGTGGGTTTTTCCCCTCTGCGAGCCGCTCCAGACAAGTTTGTGCTGTCGAGCATCCCCGCAGCCGCCTCCACGCGTGGCCCCGCGGGGGTGGGAGGCCGGTGACCTTTCAGCTCCCCACCAGCCACACTCTGTTTACCACTCCGTGACCTTACCAGCCCCGGATCTGCGTCCGCAGCcgatcccagggctggggagggaaggctCCGTGCTCCGGTGCTCCGTGCTCCGGTGCGTGCCTCAGGCTCCGTGCGGAGCATCCTTCGTAACCCAGGGTGAGGTGACAATGCTGGTGCTCATCGCCATCCTTACAGGTCAGCCCTCTCTGCCTCCGCGGAGTGAAAAGGCTCAAACACAGAACCGTGTGGAGCTTTCCAGAGCTCCTGAGGcgctgagcaggagcagctcctgctgtccccccCAGCCTTCAAGGCTCAGCTCTCTCTCGAGTGAATTTTAGGGAGCGAGCAGCCCATCAGCCTGGCCACAAGGCACGAAACCTGGGCTCGCGTTGCCTTCCCTATAAGTACAATTAAGCTGTCGTTAATTAGGTGAAAAACCCTGGCGAGTTCCCCTTTTCGAAGGCCGGGGGTCCCCCAGGATGTGCAGCCCGGAGCACCTGCAGGGCTCCCGGCACATCCATCGGGACCCGCTCGGTCACAAGACCGAGAGGAGTGGGGAGAAGGTGACAGCACCCAGGGGAACACGGTCCCGCTCCCATGGGTGCCAGCGGGGTTTTGGGGACGGGGTTTGGCTGCACACAGCATCACACACCCCCGAGGGGGGTCGGGGTGGGAGCTGGGGGCTCTCGGTTCCTCGCTGAGGGGACACTGCCAGCACTTGGGTGGGTGTCACGGGTGCCACTGCCAGGGTGGGACACGGTTAAATAATGTCACTGTTTGTCACAGCCCCTGCACGGGCTGCTGCGAGGTGTGGGACACTTGGGATTGAGGAGGGATGGCAGTATTTCGTGGAATTCTGGAATGATTTGGGTGGGGAGGGACCTTAAGACTcagccagtgccaccccctgccatgggtaggggcACCTCCCAttaccccaggctgctccaagccctgtccatcctggccttgggcacttccaggcatccaggggcagccacagctcctctgggaattccaagTGAGCtcctcaccaccctcccagacaggaattccttcccaatatcccatccatccatccatccatccatccatccatccatccatccatccatcccggccctctggcagtgggagtcattccctgtgtcctgtccctccatcccttgtccccagtccctctccagctctcctggagccccttcaggccctggaagggctctgagctctccctggatctttctcctctccaggggagcattcccagctctctctggatccctccctgccccaggggagcattcccagctctcccagcctggctccagcgcAGAGGGGCTGCTGTTCCGCGTCCTTCCCAGACCTGGACCCCGCAccgcaggtggggtctcacctgagagGGGCCGGGGGGATGCTCCATGTGCATGGAATGCCAGCAGTGCTGATCCAGGTTACCGAAACACCCGGATCGGGATGGGGTTCACGCGAGGCAGATGTGTGGGATGACCAAAAAACGAGCGAAACCTCTCAGCTGCAgactccatccagcctgggctGTAATTTAAAACCATCCGGAGCCATCCCAGGTGAGACTCTCTCTGTTTTCCCCCCCACCTCCCGTTGGGAATTCTGCTCGGGATGCTCCGACCCGTTCAGCTGAGCTGTAACTAAGCCAGTCCGACCCCCACGCCGTTGTTTCCGCGCCAGTCCGAGTCTGCCTCGGTTTATTTTGGCTTAAGACCGTTCCCAATCGAACCGCTGGCCGTGCCTGAGCTGTCCCGCTCAGGTTTAGGGCAGGTCCTCATCACTCAGGAGCTTTAAACCCAGCCTAAACCCCCCCCCGCGAGGGTTTGGGGTGCACCCACAGCCCGACGGGGCAGGAACCAGCTGCATTCCCAGCGGGAAGCAGGTGCCACTCGTGTCGGGGGTGGGGCAGGTGAGCGTTCACGCTCCCGTGTCGCTGTCACCCTCGGGGGGCAGACACCCACCCGGCTCGGCTGAGCCGGGCGTGGGGCTGGCACTCGTGGGGATGCGGAGTTTTCCAGAGCAGGGCGAGGAGCTGCTTGCTCCGGAGCAGGAATTCCCCACGGGATCCTCGCCCGTGGGTGCCGATAAGGCTGAGCAAACCCGCACCCTCCGCTACAAATCGGGAGGAACCGGGTGGTGGTGGGGGTGGCACCGGCCACAATGAAGCGTTGAGGAGGGGTCGTttaattttggggaggggtccctgctcTGACCTGCGGGGCCGTGGGAGCCGGACACGCAGCGGGGGCCCCGCAGCATCCCCGGCGCTGCGGCTGCGGGCGCGCTCCCACCGTGGGAATGCGGTGCCGGGGGAGGACTCCCGTGGGACGGGGGTGTCCGCGGGACCCCCTCCTCACCCCCGCGGGTCGTGGCGGTGTTGCCCGAGGGGGGCGCGGGCTGTGGATCCCcctccgcgccccgcgcccgccgcgcacCTCGGCAGCGCCGGGGGCGCCGGAACCGGCGGCCAAAGAAGGGAGCGGAGGCGGGGCCGGATCCAGGCCTTGTATGGCGCTTCCCCtcggccgcccgcccgccgccgccccgagCTCCCCCCCCGttccccccgccgccgccgccgccgccgccgccgccgccgcgctccccccgggccgcgccgggccacgggcggggcgggcgggggatGCGCTGGAGAAGGGGCGCAGCGGCTTGGGGGGCGGCGGGAGGGGTGCAGGGTGGGGTGAGAGACGGACAGAGGGGTGCAAAACAAGCAGAGTGCCCTGCGAAGGATGGGGGGTGGAAAGGGTGCAAAGGAAGGGGGCTCTGTGCAGGATGGGGGGGGTCTAAGGAGGGTGGGGGGTTCTGCACAGGATGGGGGGTTCCGTGCAAGATGTGGGGGCTCTACAAAGGGTGGGGATCTGCACAGGATGGGGGGTTCCGTGCAAGATGTGGGGGTTCTACAAAGGGTGGGGATCTGCACAGGATGGGGGGTTCCGTGCAAGATGTGGGGGTTCTACAAAGGGTGGGGATCTGCACAGGATGGGGGGCTCTGCACAGGGTAAGGGGGACTTCTGGTGGAAGGGGGGGTCGGTCGATGGAGGGGCATCGGTGCCCTGCTTGGGGTTGCagtgctggggggctgcagtgaATGAGCGGCCCTGGAGTGCGCGGGGGCCCTGAAGTGGATGTGGGGGTCTCTGAAGTGGATGTGGGGGGCTCTGAAGTGGATGTGGGGGTCTCTGAAGTGGATGTGGGGGGCTCTGAAGTCAATGGTGACCCTGAAGTTGATGGAACACACAGGCCCCTCGTCCCCCCGCGGTCACGAACAGCCCAAGTCGGGGGTCGCTGCCCCCCACCCCCGGGAGCGCTCCCCCCGCCCCGCACACAGCAGCACCCCCCGCCCAccccggcccccgccccggGCGGCTGCCGGCACCGCGCAGCGGCCGCGCCCGGGCCCCGCTGCACCTCCACGGCCCCCGGTGTGCCCGTGCCCCGCGTCCCCGCGGCGATTGCCCGGTCCCCTCCCGCCGCAGCCCTCCCGTAGCCCGGATTTCACTCCCATGGCAAAGCCGGCCCTGCAGGAATTGGGTAAGTGGAGCTATTGCAACACAGCATTTTTCCATACATTTGCTATATAACTCGGAGGGTTTTAAAGATAGCATCAGTTGGCACACTTAGCACGAAACCACCTAATTACTGACGCCTTGGAAGTGCCAAACTTTTAAAGGGGGGAGGTGAGGTTAAAATCACAGGCGACCAACAAGTGTTACCTGTTTTTAAAGTATTCCAAGCGCTGTTCTCCACGGGAGTCGGGACATGGGGAGGGGGCGGCTCGGGGCAGAGCCATCCCCTCTGTCACCGCTGCCACTACACCTAGGGGCTGGAGGCTTCTGCAGCCCCCCCACTCTGACCCTCTCCTTCCCACCAAACTCCACTGCCTGGCGCTGTGGCTTTCCCTGCACGGCTCCCATCCCGTTCCTGTGCCAGCCCGGGCTGCGGGATGGGGTTTGTGGCCGTTCTTGGTCTccactggaggaaaaaaaaaaaacctcccggtaagagcctggctctgagcagccccgGAGGCGGCCGCAGGTCAGGCACGGCGGGGGCGGACTGTCCCCGCGCCCCCGCTGCTTCCCGGGGGGAAAGATCCGggctggaagggctggagcCGCCGCCGGCCGCCCTGCGCAGGGGCACGGCACCGCTCGGCGCGGGGGATGCAGAGGGAGAGACCCCCGGTCCGGTGCGCTGCGCCCGGTGTCCGGTGCAAGGTGCCCGGTGCCCAGTGCCCGATGCACGCCCGGTCCCCTGTACTCGGTGACAAGCGCAGGATGCCCCGTGCCCTGCGCAGGGCTCCCGGTGCCCGCTGCCCGGTGCAGGGAGCCTGGTACCCCCGCCACAGGATGCCCGGTGCTTGGTGCAGGAATCCCGGTACCCCTTCTCCGGTGCGGGATGCCCAGCTCCCGGTCCCCATTGCCCGGTGCAGGATGCCCGGTACCGGCTACCCCCTCCCCGATGCGGCATGCCTGGTCCCCTTTGACCGGCGTCCGCTGCCCTGTCCCCCTTGCCCGGGGCAGCATGCCCCGTTGCCGGTGCCCCCATCCCGGAATCCGGTGCCCGGTTGCCGTTGGCCGGTGCAGGGCTGCCGGTTCCCCTCGCCCGGTCCCCTGTCCCCCGTCCCCGCCGCTTCCTGCTCTCTCCAACGTTCCATTGTGCGGAGCTTCCATTGTGACGTCTCGGCCTCGGCTCGGCTTTGTCTGTCCATATATGGGCAGCTACGTCACGGAGCGCTCCCGCATAAAGGCCCCGCGGAGTCCCCGGCGGAGCAGTCGGGCGGCAGAGAAGGAACCGGCGAGCGCAGCGGGGCCGAGCGCGGGGgaagcggggccggggccgggagccggcgacagagagagaggagagagagagagagagaggaggggtTAAAtcctcccccccaccaccacccccccccccagctTCTACAACCACATCTGCCAGCCAGATCGCCCCCTCCCCCTCGAGGAAACACCACCAAGGGACCCACGGAGGACCGCGCCCCCCCCGCGCCCCCTCCTCCgcggccacccccagccccccccccgcctcctcctcctcccccccgccgcccccgccccaaCTTTTCTTCTTGCATGATTTCCCTCGCACGGATTTGCCACTCGGATGTTGTTTCCTCGGGAGCCGAGCTCGGAGCCACGTTGAACCAGCCTTTTCCTCCAGTGCTATGACAGGCAAACTACTGGAGAAGCTGCCGGGGACCATGAACACTTTGATGAACCAATTGCCTGACAATCTGTACCCAGAGGAGATCCCCAACTCTTTGAATATCTTCTCCAGCACCAGCGACTCGGTGGCTCACTACAACCAGATGGCTGCAGGTAAAGcgggagagaaggaaaatggggaaaaggcaggagcaggggggaGCCGGTggggcgaggaggaggatgctgtGGGTGTCATGGAGCCTcggagggaagggaagagctggggctggggagcgtCCCCCCCCCGCACCCACCCACCCCTTTCCTCGCCGTGTCTCCGCGCGATCGCTGCAGGGCTCCGCCGAGCGCTGCCGCCGCCGAGCCGCCGCCGCAGGTACGGGGACGGCGGCCGGGCTCCGTGGGGAGGAGAACCCGGGTGGAAAAGCTGGAGGGCCGAGGGGACGGAGGGCAAGGCCGGGCACTCCCGAGGCGCGCAggggccgcccgcccgcgccgggATCCGCGCGGCTGCGGAGGCGCCGCGGACGCGCGTGGCCGTGGCGGCCGCCCCCCCACACcccgcagcggcggcggcggcagcgtgGGCTCCCCGGGACGCGGCGCCGACTTTCccggagcgcggggctggggaaaacggggtgggggggaggacaggagagagggagggtctggggggcacAGGTGAGCGCCgagggcggcgggggcgggtgctccccgcgtgtccccgctCCCACGCGGAGCCCCGCCAGGCTaaaccccccacccccctccccatccccgtGTTTCTCCTCGCCGGGGCTCGGCGCAGGGAAGGCGGCGAGTTGGTAACGGCGtcggcggccgcagccccggctccgCGGAGTGCCcagcgctgccggggctggACGGGGAGGAAGCCTACCTGTAGCCGCAGGTACCTCCTTCCCCCGGCGGCGCGGCGATGGGGTGTgccccccacccacccacccaccccgGGCAGCTCCtcgcgggggcggcgcgggcggccccgCATCGTCGGGACCCCCGGCAGGCAGCGCCGCATACGCGGGGTGGAAGCAGCGAGGGGAAGGGGGGGGAGCGAGGCGAGGGGGAACCGGTGCATCCCCGCTCCCCGGAGCATCCCCCGGAGCATCCCCCGGTGCATCCCCGGGCCCTCCCGGCTCACCCTGCCCCGCTTCTCTCGCACTTTGCAGATAATGTTATGGACATTGGCTTAGCGAACGAAAAGGCCGGTCAGGAATTGTCCTCCTACTCGGGCACTTTTCAACCCGCCCCGGGCAACAAGACTGTCACCTACCTGGGGAAATTCGCTTTTGACTCGCCCTCCAACTGGTGCCAGGACAACATCATCAGCCTGATGAGCGCCGGCATCCTGGGGGTGCCGCCGTCCTCGGGCGCGCTCACCAGCACGCAGAGCTCGGCAGGCAGCATGGGGCCGCCGCAGGGCGAGGTGGACCAGATGTACCCCACGCTGCCGCCCTACTCCTCCTGCAGTGACCTCTACCCAGAGCCCGTCTCCTTCCACGACCCCCAGAGCAACCCTGGCCTCACCTACTCCCCCCAGGATTACCAGGCGGCCAAGCCCGCCTTGGACAGCAACCTCTTCCCCATGATCCCAGACTATAACCTCTACCACCACCCCAACGACATGGGCACCATCACGGAGCACAAACCCTTCCAGAGCTTGGACCCCATCCGCGTCAACCCGCCCCCCATAACCCCGCTGGAGACCATCAAGGCCTTCAAGGACAAGCAGATCCACCCGGGTTTCGGggggctgccgcagccgccccTCACGCTCAAGCCCATCCGACCCCGCAAGTATCCCAACCGGCCCAGCAAGACCCCGCTGCACGAGCGGCCCCACGCCTGCCCGGCCGAGGGCTGCGACCGCCGCTTCTCCCGCTCCGACGAGCTCACCCGCCACCTTCGCATCCACACGGGCCACAAGCCCTTCCAGTGCCGCATCTGCATGCGGAGCTTCAGCCGCAGCGACCACCTCACCACCCACATCCGCACCCACACCGGCGAGAAGCCCTTCGCCTGCGAGTTCTGCGGCCGCAAGTTCGCCCGCTCCGACGAGCGCAAGCGGCACGCCAAGATCCACCTCaagcagaaggagaagaaggccGAGAAGGGCTCGGGCGTGCAGccccccgccgcgccccccgccgccgccgccaccacCTCGCCCCCCGTCGCCCTCGCCCCTGCCGTCACCACGTGCgcttgagggattttggggggcggCGCGGTGGCACCCCTTCTCCTCCCCTTGCCCTCGGCACCGCTCCGGGGGGAACCCCACGGTGTTCAGGATACCGGGCTTGTGCTGCGACGGGTCCGCTCTGCCCGCGCCCGGATTGACCGGCTCCAGGCTGCCCGCACCTGGATCCTGCCTGCACTTGGATCGATGGGACCCGCACCGCCCGCACCCGGATTGCCCGGACTCGCGCTGCCCGCGCTGGGATTGCCCGCAGCACCTGGATCCCGGCTGCCCGCTCCCGCACCTTCCACATCCCGGCTGCTTCCACCCGCACCGCCCGGGTCCCGGCTGCCCGCTCCCGCAACTCCCGGATCCCGGCCGCCCCGCAcccgccccgcccggggccgggctgtCCGCACCCTCCTTGCCCGGCTCTCCCGGCTGCCCGCTCCCGCACCTGGATTACTGGCACCGCCCGGATCCCGGCTGGATTGCCCCATCCCGCCTCTCCCGGCTCCGACTCTCCCGCACCCCGCGGCCCTCACCCGCCACCTCCcggctccggcccggcccggctccgggCTGCCCGGGCGGCACATCCCGGGAATATTCCCGGCTGACCTGGATGCCGGGGCTCGGTCCGACCCGCCCGCCCTGCCGGGGCTCTCAGCTCCACGATCGGCCCCCCCCCGGTCCCGTCCTGCCCGGCTCCCCCGGGGCTGGGCGCTGCAGGATCCGCGAGGGGACGGAcggatggacggatggatgatggacagatggacggatggagggatggatggatgatggatggatggatggatggatgatggatggatggatagatgatggatgaagggatggatggatggacggatggatggatggatggatgatggatggatggatagatgatggatgaagggatggatggatggacggatggatggatggatggatgatggatggatggatagatgatggatgaagggatggatggatggacggatggatggatggacggatggatggatggatggatggacagatggatgcatggatggatggacgtatggacggatggatggaaggatggaaggatggatgatggatggatggatggatggatggatggacagacggatggatggacggacagatggatggatggacggacaGACGGATGGATGGAGCTGATCTGGCTGCTCTCCTCGCTGGGCCTGGAGCCCCGTTGTCCCCGTTGTCCCCGTTGTCCCTGTTGTCCCCGTTGTCCCCGTTGTCCCCgttgtccccgtgtcccccccgtgtcccccccgtgtccccaagcACCGGCTCCCCGTGCTGGAGGTAAGAGGGCTCAGccccccaggccaggctgggggcggggggcggctcTGCGGGTCCCCCCAACtccggggggcggcggggagcgATGTCCCGGCAGCagcttttgggtttgttttcttatttttggtttcttttcctttttgttaatttttttttcctttgttttcagcaGAAGGGAAATTCTTTACagaaatacagggaaaaaaaaaaaaagcaccccAGTATTTTGCTGAATACTTTTTATAATgtgagatatttttattttattttatttggtcaCTTTAAAACAATCACCCAACTACGGAGGAGAAAAATCAATTAGtcctctattttattttattttttttttctttctccttctggtATGTGCATGTCATTGCATGActgctctgatttttttcttcttttgttttaataaaactgTGCTCAGACATTTAAGCTAAACTaagcaaaaataataatgacttaaaaagaaaaaaaaatctttgttgcCAAAAGGTCGTGCTATCCAGGTTTGATGTctgcatgtgaaaaaaaaaaacacaaaaaaacacattaaaaacgtacaaaaaataaagagagaaggaagaatgCAGTCTAATTTATGTGAActgaaaggaacaaaaaaaaaaaaaaaccaaaccacaatcAGGTTTAACCACACAAACCTAAGGGAATGATATTTTTTGAAAGACTTTTGTATAAAGTTGAGtacttagagaaaaaaaaaaaaaatcataccaGATGTAATATATTTTGtggatgtttttatttcttggatTTATAGTACCTTATactaaggttaaaaaaaaattatgcttgaTATTGTGAAAAGGTGATAATTTTCACACACATTTCATTTGCTCATTTGTCATGTTGTAATGCAAATATGATAGTTAATGCATACAgcatttttaagggaaaaaatcagaaatattgaACTGATGTATTGTTGTACCATTTGCACTGTGAGCAAATGCTAATGCAGTAAATATATTGTGTTTGCTGACAATCAAAATCTGTAGTAAATATCTTTATTTGCTTAAATTGATCTATATTGGTTTGGAAAGTAAAAAACCCAAGGTTTTAATGTGTAAGGGGAGTGTAAAAAGGGTTGAAATGTGCAGGGAAGTGGGTGCTGTGTCTCTTTACGGGCGACTTTGAAACCTGTCtgtacagaatttttttttcccagtgctgTATTTCcgtaaatattatttttttatatgacttttttaaaaaaaaaaacaacaataacccactttttcttctcagtcCCCCTCCCTCTGCTTCAGTTCTATCCACAGGACGGCACAGCGAGACCCCGCTGGATGACCCCGAAGGCGACTGGCTCCGTCCTTGCGTCACCCATCTGGGATGGGGCACCCAACTGGGACTGGGGCACCCAATTGGGACTGGGGCACCCAGCTGGGATTGGGGCAcccagctgggatggggcacccaGCTGGGACTGGGGCA is a genomic window of Lonchura striata isolate bLonStr1 chromosome 32, bLonStr1.mat, whole genome shotgun sequence containing:
- the EGR3 gene encoding early growth response protein 3 isoform X1, which encodes MDIGLANEKAGQELSSYSGTFQPAPGNKTVTYLGKFAFDSPSNWCQDNIISLMSAGILGVPPSSGALTSTQSSAGSMGPPQGEVDQMYPTLPPYSSCSDLYPEPVSFHDPQSNPGLTYSPQDYQAAKPALDSNLFPMIPDYNLYHHPNDMGTITEHKPFQSLDPIRVNPPPITPLETIKAFKDKQIHPGFGGLPQPPLTLKPIRPRKYPNRPSKTPLHERPHACPAEGCDRRFSRSDELTRHLRIHTGHKPFQCRICMRSFSRSDHLTTHIRTHTGEKPFACEFCGRKFARSDERKRHAKIHLKQKEKKAEKGSGVQPPAAPPAAAATTSPPVALAPAVTTCA
- the EGR3 gene encoding early growth response protein 3 isoform X2 produces the protein MTGKLLEKLPGTMNTLMNQLPDNLYPEEIPNSLNIFSSTSDSVAHYNQMAADNVMDIGLANEKAGQELSSYSGTFQPAPGNKTVTYLGKFAFDSPSNWCQDNIISLMSAGILGVPPSSGALTSTQSSAGSMGPPQGEVDQMYPTLPPYSSCSDLYPEPVSFHDPQSNPGLTYSPQDYQAAKPALDSNLFPMIPDYNLYHHPNDMGTITEHKPFQSLDPIRVNPPPITPLETIKAFKDKQIHPGFGGLPQPPLTLKPIRPRKYPNRPSKTPLHERPHACPAEGCDRRFSRSDELTRHLRIHTGHKPFQCRICMRSFSRSDHLTTHIRTHTGEKPFACEFCGRKFARSDERKRHAKIHLKQKEKKAEKGSGVQPPAAPPAAAATTSPPVALAPAVTTCA